The following coding sequences are from one Candidatus Bathyarchaeota archaeon window:
- a CDS encoding 4Fe-4S binding protein: protein MDVTKTRPKMSVAPLSLPTVGSVGKTGSWRTFRPIVDYSKCTRCIFCWIYCPDAAITRREDDSPEIDYDYCKGCGICANECPVKAITMKREEE, encoded by the coding sequence ACTAAAACACGTCCAAAAATGTCCGTTGCCCCTTTGTCTTTGCCAACAGTTGGCAGTGTTGGAAAAACTGGCTCTTGGAGAACTTTTCGTCCAATTGTTGACTACTCAAAATGCACGAGGTGCATATTTTGCTGGATTTACTGCCCAGACGCTGCCATAACAAGACGTGAGGACGATTCTCCTGAAATTGATTACGACTACTGCAAGGGTTGCGGAATATGCGCCAATGAATGTCCAGTTAAGGCTATCACTATGAAAAGGGAGGAGGAATAA
- a CDS encoding NAD(+)/NADH kinase — protein MFKSVGIVARFDRRKAIKLAEETAEYLTKMGLEVYIEDTLKEKLKNKNWNFIRLENMKTDFIITIGGDGTILRTCVAIPKPEPPILAINMGVRGFLTEVSPEMAFNAIDKCLKGDFITEKCAKLSVAYDERKLPDALNEVLITVGEPVKLLYARISKNGEHVLDCQADGVMIATPTGSTGYSLSAGGPVLDPSVDAFVLTPICSLSVLRSIVFPADSKITVEVLRPKKFLIVIDGAYREVMETSNTFITITRSKNETTFIRFQENFYNRLKSRLLFRGVGGKI, from the coding sequence TTGTTCAAAAGCGTTGGCATTGTTGCACGCTTTGATAGAAGAAAAGCCATAAAACTTGCAGAAGAAACAGCAGAATACTTAACCAAAATGGGGCTGGAGGTTTACATCGAAGATACATTAAAGGAGAAACTAAAGAATAAGAATTGGAATTTCATCCGCCTCGAAAACATGAAAACAGATTTCATAATAACTATTGGTGGGGACGGCACAATCCTGCGAACTTGTGTTGCGATTCCTAAACCAGAACCGCCGATATTGGCAATAAACATGGGAGTCCGTGGGTTTCTAACGGAGGTTTCACCTGAAATGGCATTCAATGCGATTGACAAATGCTTAAAAGGCGACTTTATAACTGAAAAATGTGCAAAACTCTCCGTGGCATATGACGAGAGGAAACTTCCAGATGCCTTAAATGAAGTGCTAATAACTGTCGGTGAGCCCGTAAAACTACTATATGCCAGAATTTCAAAAAACGGAGAGCATGTTCTGGACTGCCAAGCGGACGGTGTAATGATAGCTACGCCTACAGGATCAACAGGATATTCACTTTCAGCTGGGGGTCCAGTGCTAGATCCGTCCGTTGACGCTTTTGTTTTAACACCTATATGCTCTCTAAGCGTATTGCGTTCAATAGTTTTCCCAGCAGATTCAAAAATCACCGTGGAGGTTCTCAGGCCTAAAAAGTTTTTGATAGTCATTGATGGAGCCTACAGAGAGGTTATGGAGACTTCCAATACTTTCATAACAATTACTCGCTCAAAAAATGAAACCACATTCATAAGATTTCAGGAAAACTTTTACAATCGTTTGAAGAGTAGACTTCTTTTCCGTGGAGTCGGAGGAAAAATCTAA
- a CDS encoding ribonuclease VapC, with protein MDTSAFIAGFDPFSIDEDQYTVPKVKEEFAGSPMALARFNAAIESGKLKVREPSTTFIEKIKTLASLIGDFAFLSETDLQVLALALQLKMHGYAPIIATDDYSIQNVAHHLGIEFASLVTFGIRKPLKWVRYCPACHRKYSPDYNSKTCYVCGTELKRKPLRKTS; from the coding sequence TTGGATACTTCGGCTTTTATTGCCGGGTTTGACCCATTTTCAATAGATGAAGACCAATACACTGTGCCAAAGGTTAAAGAGGAATTTGCTGGAAGCCCCATGGCTTTAGCGAGGTTTAATGCAGCCATCGAAAGTGGAAAACTGAAAGTAAGAGAACCAAGCACTACTTTCATTGAAAAAATTAAGACTTTAGCCAGCCTCATAGGAGACTTCGCTTTTCTTTCAGAAACAGACTTGCAAGTTTTAGCGTTAGCCTTACAGTTAAAAATGCATGGGTACGCGCCTATTATTGCCACGGACGACTATTCTATACAAAATGTGGCTCACCATTTAGGCATAGAGTTCGCTTCACTGGTGACCTTTGGAATTCGTAAACCTTTAAAATGGGTTAGGTATTGCCCTGCATGCCATAGAAAATATTCTCCGGACTATAACTCAAAGACATGTTATGTATGTGGAACTGAATTAAAAAGGAAACCGTTAAGAAAGACCTCTTAA
- a CDS encoding pyruvate synthase subunit beta, with amino-acid sequence MTTIKELPREEYLLKGHAACAGCGPSIALRLLFKALGNKVFLVVPASCTTVIEGPYPFTSFAVPVQNTLFEAAGATASGIAAALKIRGLDDVTVVGWAGDGGTTNIGIQSLSGAAERETNFIYVCYDNEAYGNTGLQRSGATPYGAWTTTTPMGKKERKKDMPSIMAAHRIPYIATACPSYPVDFINKLRKAKEIKGTKYIHVLTPCPTGWRYDASKTVEIGRLAVQTGVWALYEIEQGKFRLNPPSDRLTDKSQRKPVEEYLSMQERFRHLPEDSIKKIQRWVDGDWEHYQTLASLERCI; translated from the coding sequence ATGACGACAATAAAAGAACTCCCTAGGGAAGAGTATCTACTTAAAGGACACGCTGCATGCGCAGGCTGCGGTCCATCAATAGCTTTACGCCTGTTATTCAAAGCCTTGGGAAACAAGGTATTTTTAGTTGTCCCCGCAAGTTGTACAACAGTCATTGAGGGACCTTACCCGTTCACATCTTTTGCTGTTCCCGTTCAGAATACTCTATTTGAGGCCGCAGGTGCTACAGCATCTGGCATCGCTGCTGCCCTTAAAATCCGCGGTTTAGATGACGTAACCGTTGTAGGCTGGGCTGGTGATGGTGGAACTACCAACATAGGTATTCAATCTCTATCCGGAGCTGCTGAACGTGAAACAAATTTTATCTATGTATGCTATGATAACGAGGCCTATGGCAACACCGGTTTACAAAGGAGCGGGGCAACACCTTACGGTGCATGGACGACAACAACCCCCATGGGTAAGAAAGAAAGGAAAAAGGATATGCCCTCCATAATGGCCGCTCATAGAATACCATACATTGCTACGGCGTGCCCCTCCTACCCCGTTGACTTTATCAACAAACTCAGAAAAGCCAAAGAAATCAAGGGCACTAAATACATCCATGTATTAACACCATGCCCAACTGGCTGGCGATATGATGCAAGCAAGACCGTAGAGATTGGGCGTCTGGCAGTCCAAACTGGAGTATGGGCTCTTTATGAAATTGAACAAGGCAAATTCCGGCTTAACCCGCCCAGCGACCGCCTAACTGATAAGTCACAACGAAAACCCGTGGAAGAATATCTGTCCATGCAAGAAAGGTTCCGTCATCTCCCAGAGGATAGTATTAAGAAAATTCAAAGATGGGTGGACGGGGACTGGGAACATTACCAAACCTTGGCTTCGCTGGAACGATGCATCTAA
- the porA gene encoding pyruvate ferredoxin oxidoreductase, whose protein sequence is MGRVMIDTANHVAAYAAKAARVRVVAAYPITPQTTVVEKIAELVEKGEMDAEYICVESEHSAIAACIGAAAAGVRTFTASSAQGLALMHEALHWASGARLPIVMVVVNRAMGAPWSIWPDFSDSLSQRDTGWIQFYCADSQEVFDTVIQAYRLCEDERIFLPAMVCLEGFILSHKYVPVKIHDQDDVDAFLPPYRSGWILDTSNPVTCVNLVSPEWYMEFRYMIQEAMENAKMLIPKIDKEYGERFGFRYGGLVDKYLCEDAELVICTMGTMGAEAKIAANNLRKEGLKVGVARIRVFRPFPVEEIRKLAEKARMIATIDRHISFGMDGFLATEVKASLYDMKNKPSIAGFIAGLGGRDVTFKTIEKVARKCMKWLGNGRVERETEWVDLRDVKT, encoded by the coding sequence ATGGGGCGAGTGATGATAGATACTGCAAATCATGTAGCGGCATATGCGGCGAAAGCTGCAAGAGTTAGAGTTGTTGCCGCTTACCCGATAACTCCACAAACCACTGTGGTTGAAAAAATTGCAGAGCTAGTGGAAAAAGGAGAAATGGACGCAGAATATATCTGCGTGGAGTCTGAACATAGTGCCATAGCTGCATGTATCGGTGCAGCAGCGGCGGGTGTAAGAACTTTTACGGCGTCCTCCGCGCAAGGTTTGGCTTTAATGCATGAGGCACTCCACTGGGCTTCTGGGGCGCGTTTGCCTATTGTCATGGTTGTTGTTAACCGTGCTATGGGAGCGCCTTGGAGTATATGGCCAGACTTCAGCGACTCCTTGTCGCAGAGGGACACTGGTTGGATTCAGTTTTACTGCGCAGACAGCCAAGAAGTCTTTGACACCGTCATACAAGCATACAGGCTTTGCGAAGACGAACGCATTTTCCTCCCGGCGATGGTCTGCCTTGAAGGCTTTATACTGTCACACAAATATGTGCCAGTAAAAATTCACGATCAAGATGACGTTGATGCCTTCCTGCCCCCATATAGGTCAGGATGGATCCTGGATACAAGCAATCCAGTCACATGCGTGAATTTGGTTTCGCCGGAATGGTACATGGAATTTCGCTACATGATACAAGAGGCTATGGAAAACGCAAAAATGTTGATTCCGAAAATTGACAAAGAGTATGGCGAAAGGTTCGGCTTTCGATACGGTGGGCTTGTCGACAAATACTTGTGCGAAGACGCAGAATTAGTAATTTGCACTATGGGAACAATGGGCGCTGAAGCGAAAATAGCCGCTAATAACTTGAGAAAAGAAGGCTTGAAGGTTGGAGTTGCTCGCATAAGAGTCTTCCGTCCATTTCCAGTTGAGGAAATTAGAAAGCTTGCAGAGAAAGCTCGCATGATTGCTACGATAGATCGACACATCTCCTTTGGAATGGATGGCTTCCTTGCAACGGAGGTTAAGGCTTCTCTTTATGACATGAAAAACAAACCTTCAATCGCTGGCTTCATCGCTGGACTAGGTGGGAGAGATGTAACCTTCAAGACCATTGAAAAAGTTGCCAGAAAGTGCATGAAATGGCTTGGAAACGGCAGAGTCGAGAGGGAAACTGAATGGGTTGATTTAAGGGACGTGAAAACATGA
- a CDS encoding acetyl ornithine aminotransferase family protein produces the protein MTTYPRIVVTPPGPKAREIVKKDERLISPSYVRFYPLVVESAEGCIVKDVDGNEYIDLNAGLACLNVGHRHPKVVEAIKKQCDRFLHYSNTDFYYNEVVVLAEKLSEITPGNFEKKVFFGNSGTEAVEAAVKLAKWHTRKQLFVSFINAFHGRTIGALSFTASKPAQRRYFFPLMPGVTHVPYPYCYRCPFKQTYPDCHYWCVDFIDEYVLQKYVPPEDVAAIMFEPIQGEGGCVVPPPEYFKRLKKLADRYGILLIDDEVQSGIGRTGKWFAIEHWNIEPDVICSAKALASGLPLGAAIARAKVMDWTGGSHASTFGGNPLACAAAIAVIEVIKEERLLENAAKQGTYIMKRFEELKETSEIIGDVRGKGLMIGVEFVTDKESKTPAPDKANEVMMRSWKRGVTVITCGVSTIRIIPPLTITRELVDSALDIIEDVVKEVEQEKR, from the coding sequence ATGACTACTTATCCCAGAATTGTTGTAACCCCTCCCGGACCAAAAGCCCGGGAAATTGTGAAAAAAGATGAAAGGCTTATTTCACCCTCCTATGTGCGCTTTTACCCTCTTGTGGTAGAGTCAGCAGAAGGTTGCATAGTTAAGGATGTTGATGGAAATGAGTATATAGACCTCAACGCCGGGTTGGCGTGCCTAAATGTAGGTCATAGGCATCCAAAAGTTGTTGAAGCTATTAAGAAGCAGTGTGACCGCTTTCTACATTATTCTAACACAGACTTTTATTACAATGAAGTTGTTGTTCTTGCAGAGAAACTTTCGGAAATCACGCCTGGAAATTTTGAAAAGAAAGTTTTTTTTGGCAACAGTGGGACAGAAGCTGTTGAGGCTGCAGTAAAGCTGGCGAAATGGCATACTAGGAAACAACTTTTTGTCAGTTTTATAAACGCTTTCCACGGGCGAACCATCGGGGCTCTATCTTTTACAGCCAGCAAACCTGCGCAAAGAAGATATTTTTTCCCGCTAATGCCCGGCGTCACACATGTTCCATATCCATATTGTTATCGTTGCCCTTTTAAACAGACGTATCCCGATTGTCATTATTGGTGTGTTGACTTCATAGACGAATATGTATTACAAAAATATGTGCCACCCGAGGATGTTGCCGCCATTATGTTTGAACCAATTCAAGGCGAAGGGGGATGTGTTGTCCCACCGCCAGAATACTTTAAACGTCTGAAGAAGCTTGCTGATAGGTATGGCATTCTATTGATAGACGACGAAGTACAATCAGGCATAGGCAGAACTGGCAAATGGTTTGCTATCGAACACTGGAACATTGAGCCGGATGTAATCTGCAGTGCTAAGGCATTAGCTTCCGGTCTACCTCTAGGTGCAGCGATTGCTAGGGCAAAGGTGATGGACTGGACCGGAGGTTCGCATGCCAGCACTTTTGGTGGAAATCCGCTGGCATGTGCGGCGGCTATCGCCGTGATAGAAGTAATAAAAGAGGAGAGACTGCTGGAAAATGCTGCAAAACAGGGAACATACATCATGAAAAGATTTGAAGAGCTCAAAGAAACTAGCGAAATCATCGGTGACGTTAGAGGGAAGGGTCTGATGATAGGTGTTGAGTTCGTAACTGACAAGGAAAGCAAAACCCCCGCTCCAGATAAGGCAAATGAAGTTATGATGCGTTCATGGAAACGCGGAGTCACCGTTATCACTTGCGGAGTTTCAACCATTAGAATCATACCCCCACTAACTATAACAAGAGAACTCGTAGACTCAGCTCTAGACATAATAGAAGATGTCGTAAAAGAGGTTGAACAAGAAAAACGGTGA
- a CDS encoding translation initiation factor IF-5A — protein sequence MPTLLNNFLPFLFKGNFNLATLTYIWVLFKNCCGEQQAGDNVSKPVDVGSLREGGYIIVDGEPCRIVEITKSKPGKHGSAKARIVAIGVFDGVKRSIVKPVDATAEVPIIEKRSGQVFAVTPSSVQIMDLETYEYLDAPFPEEEDLKVKLTPGVEIEYWRILGKVKIVRTK from the coding sequence ATGCCAACGCTTTTGAACAATTTTCTCCCCTTTTTGTTCAAAGGTAATTTTAATCTTGCTACCTTAACTTATATATGGGTGTTGTTTAAAAATTGCTGTGGTGAACAGCAAGCTGGTGATAACGTGAGCAAACCAGTCGATGTTGGAAGCCTCCGTGAAGGTGGATATATAATTGTGGATGGGGAACCCTGCCGCATAGTTGAAATAACAAAATCAAAACCTGGAAAACACGGTTCGGCAAAAGCTCGAATTGTCGCAATAGGTGTTTTTGATGGTGTGAAGAGAAGCATTGTCAAGCCAGTTGATGCTACAGCGGAAGTTCCTATAATCGAAAAGAGAAGCGGGCAAGTCTTCGCTGTGACACCCTCTAGTGTGCAAATAATGGATCTGGAAACTTATGAGTACTTGGATGCTCCTTTCCCTGAAGAGGAAGACTTGAAAGTAAAGCTTACGCCTGGTGTTGAAATTGAGTATTGGCGTATACTTGGCAAGGTGAAAATTGTCCGTACAAAATAG
- the albA gene encoding DNA-binding protein Alba: MAEDKQKKTAKPTAQANENIVLIGKKPVMNYVLACLTFFNSGAQKVVVKARGRAISRAVDTVELLRRAFVKDLQIKDISIGTEEVVRGEGQKTNVSTIEITVAKP; this comes from the coding sequence ATGGCTGAGGATAAACAGAAGAAAACTGCAAAACCGACGGCGCAAGCAAATGAGAACATAGTGCTCATTGGCAAGAAACCAGTGATGAACTATGTCCTAGCATGTCTAACCTTCTTTAATTCTGGCGCGCAAAAAGTCGTCGTAAAAGCTAGAGGACGGGCAATCAGCAGAGCTGTTGATACAGTCGAATTGCTAAGAAGAGCTTTTGTAAAAGATTTGCAGATCAAAGACATTTCAATAGGAACAGAGGAAGTTGTACGCGGAGAGGGCCAAAAGACTAACGTTTCAACAATCGAAATAACAGTTGCAAAACCATAA